The DNA window AGGCATCGCCATCGACGGGATTCCGATCCGGAAGGCAGCAGAGCTTTTCGGTATCGTGAATCTGGTGGCATTTTCTCCGGAAGACCTGAATATCATCAAAAACGGACCTTCCGAGAGAAGAAGATTTATGGATTTGGAACTTTGTCAGTTAAATAAAGTTTACTTACAGGAGCTGACGAGTTATAATAAGGTGTTAAATCAGCGCAATAAGCTGTTAAAAGACATCGGTTTTCAGCCTGGACTGACGGAGACACTGGATGTGTGGGATATGCAGCTGGTTTCTTACGGGAAGAAGATCATTTCTCTGAGAAAGCGGTTTATGGAAGAACTCGGAGAGATCATCCGGCAGATCCACAGCAACCTGACCGGGCAGAAAGAAGAGATCCGGCTGTTGTATGAACCGGATGTGGAAGAGGAAGTATTTGAAGAAAAACTGCAGAGTGCGAGAGAAAAAGATCTTCGTTTCCGTGTGACGTCCGTAGGTCCTCACAGAGACGATTTTTGTGTACAGACCAACGGGATCGATATTCGAAAGTATGGGTCCCAGGGACAGCAGCGCACGGCAGCTCTTTCTTTGAAAATGTCGGAAATCTACCTGGTAGAAAAGGTGACGAAGGATCATCCGGTGCTGCTTCTGGATGATGTATTGTCGGAACTTGACAGTAACCGGCAAAATTATCTGTTGCAGAGCATCCACAATATCCAGACGGTGATCACATGTACCGGTCTGGATGAACTGATCGAGAATAATTTTTCGATTGACAGGGTGTTCCGGGTGACCGAAGGGAAAATTGATTTTTAAATAAAAATTTAGGAGGATAAGGATGAGTACAGAATACGGAGCAGATCAAATCCAGATATTGGAAGGTTTGGAAGCGGTCAGAAAAAGACCTGGTATGTACATCGGAAGTACATCCATCCGCGGACTTCACCATCTGGTCTACGAGATCGTAGATAATGCAGTGGATGAGGCACTTGCGGGATTTTGTGATGTAATCGATGTCAAAATTCAGGAAGATAATTCCATTACCGTCATAGATAACGGAAGGGGTATCCCTGTGGGAATCAACCACAAAGCGGGGATTCCGGCCGTGGAAGTTGTATTCACCATCCTTCATGCAGGAGGAAAGTTTGGCGGTGGAGGCTACAAGGTATCCGGAGGTCTTCACGGTGTAGGTGCATCTGTAGTAAATGCACTTTCTGAGTGGCTGGAAGTTACGATTTACCATGAAGGCAAGGTCTACCGTCAGAGATATGAACGGGGAAAAACCATTTATAAATTAAAGGTCATTGGAGACTGTGATCCGGAAAAAACAGGAACCATGGTATCGTTCCTGCCGGATAAAGAGATCTTTGAAGAAACCATATTTGATTTTGATACCCTGAAACAGAGATTCCGTGAGATGGCGTTCCTGACAAAAGGTCTGAAGATCCGTCTGACGGATGAGCGCGGGGAAAAAGAACTGGTCAAAGAGTTCCATTACGAAGGTGGAATCAAAGAATTTGTCACCTACTTAAACCGCAGCAAGGAGGCGCTGTACCCGGAGATCATCTACTGTGAGGGAATGAAAGACGGCGTTGCTGTGGAAGTGGCGATGCAGCATAACGATTCTTACAACGAGACAACGTATGGATTCGTCAACAATATCACGACACCGGAAGGTGGAACCCATGTGGTCGGCTTCCGTAATGCTCTGACCAAGACCTTTAACGATTATGCGAAGAAAAATAAACTGTTAAAAGAGAATGAAAAACTGGCAGGAGAAGATATCCGTGAAGGTCTGACCGCGATCATCAGTGTAAAGATCGAGGAGCCGCAGTTTGAAGGACAGACGAAGCAGAAGCTGGGTAACAGCGAGGCAAGAGGTGCGGTCGATGCGGTGGTAAGCCGGACACTGGAGATTTTTCTGGAGCAGAATCCGTCCGTGGCAAAAACCATCGTGGAGAAATCCGTACTGGCACAGCGTGCCAGAGATGCGGCGAGAAAAGCCCGCGATCTGACCAGAAGAAAATCTGCCCTGGAAGGATTATCCCTGCCTGGAAAACTGGCAGACTGTACCGATAAGGATCCGAAAAACTGCGAGATCTACATCGTAGAGGGAGATTCCGCCGGCGGTTCCGCAAAGACCGCGAGAAGCCGTGCAACCCAGGCAATTCTGCCGCTTCGTGGAAAGATCCTGAACGTGGAGAAAGCCCGTCTGGATCGAATCTACGGCAATGCGGAGATCAAAGCCATGATCACTGCGTTTGGTACCGGTATCCATGAGGATTTTGATATTTCCAAACTGCGGTATCACAAGATCATCATCATGACTGATGCCGATGTCGACGGCGCGCATATCGCCACCCTGATGCTGACGTTCCTGTATCGTTTCATGCCAGAACTGATCAAACAGGGATATGTGTATCTGGCGCAGCCGCCGCTTTATAAGATCGAGAAGAACAAGAAAATCTGGTATGCATACGACGATAAGGAACTGGACAACATCCTGACCGAGATCGGAAGAGACGGTAACAACAAGATCCAGCGATACAAAGGTCTGGGTGAGATGGATGCGGATCAGCTGTGGGAGACCACCATGGATCCGGAGCGAAGAGTCCTTCTTCGTGTGACCATGGACGATGAGACTTCATCCGAACTTGACCTTACCTTTACCACTCTGATGGGAGATAAAGTAGAACCGCGTCGTGAGTTCATAGAGGAAAATGCATTAAAAGTTAAAAATCTTGATATTTAATCCAAAAGATAACAATAGGAGAAAAAGATGGAAGACAATATTTTTGACAAGGTCCACGAGGTGGACCTGAAAAAGACAATGGAAGAATCGTATATCGATTATGCCATGAGTGTCATCGCATCCCGTGCGCTGCCGGATGTCAGAGATGGATTAAAGCCGGTACAGCGAAGAGTGCTGTTCTCTATGATCGAGCTGAACAACGGTCCGGACAAACCACACAGAAAATGTGCCCGTATCGTCGGTGATACCATGGGTAAATACCACCCGCACGGTGACAGTTCTATCTATGGTGCTCTGGTAAATATGGCGCAGGAGTGGTCCACCCGTTATCCGCTGGTTGACGGTCACGGAAACTTCGGTTCCGTGGATGGTGACGGTGCGGCTGCCATGCGATATACCGAGGCGCGGCTGAGCAAGATTTCCATGGAGATGCTTGCAGACATCAATAAAAACACCGTAGACTTTTCACCAAACTTTGATGAGACAGAAAAAGAGCCGACCGTACTTCCGGCACGTTACCCGAACCTTCTGGTAAACGGTACTTCCGGTATAGCGGTAGGTATGGCGACGAATATTCCGCCGCATAACTTAAAAGAGATCATTGCAGCAGTGGTGAAGATCATTGACAATATCGTGGAAGAGAACCGGGATACCGAGATTGAAGAAATCTTAAAGATCGTCAAGGGACCGGACTTCCCGACCGGAGCAACGATCCTTGGAACCAGAGGAATCGAGGAAGCGTACCGGACAGGCCGCGGCAAGATCCGTGTCCGTGCGGTGACGAATATCGAGACACTGCCAAACGGAAAGAGCCAGATCATTGTCACGGAACTTCCGTATCTGGTCAACAAAGCCAGACTGATCGAAAAGATCGCAGATCTGGTAAAAGAGAAGAAAATCGACGGTATCACGGCGTTAAACGACCACTCGAGCAGAGAGGGTATGCGTATCTGCATTGAACTGCGAAGAGATGTCAATGCAAACGTGCTGTTGAATAAACTGTATAAACATACCCAGTTACAGGATACCTTCGGCGTGATTATGCTGGCACTGGTCAACAACCAGCCGAAAGTCATGAACCTGATGGAGATCCTGAAACATTACCTGGCACATCAGGAAGATGTTGTGACCAGAAGAACCCAGTACGATCTGAACAAAGCAAGAGAACGTGCCCATATCCTGGAAGGACTCTTAAAAGCACTCGATAACATCGATGAAGTCATCCGTATCATCCGTGGTTCGGAAAACACCCAGGTGGCAAAAGCAAGATTGATGGAACGCTTTACACTTTCCGATGCACAGGCACAGGCAATCGTAGATATGCGTCTGCGTACACTGACCGGTCTGGAAAGAGAGAAGCTGGAAGCAGAATACAAAGAACTGATGGATCGTATTCGCAGACTGGAAGCCATCCTGGCAGACAGAAATCTGCTGCTTCGCGTGATCCGTGAGGAGATCCTTGCCATCAGTGAAAAATACGGCGACGAGAGAAAGACAGCCATCGGATTTGACGAGTTCGATATTTCCATGGAGGATATGATCCCGAATGAAAATACCGTCATCACCATGACAAAATTAGGTTATATCAAACGAATGACCGTAGATAATTTCCGCAGCCAGAACCGTGGCGGCAAGGGCATCAAGGGTATGCAGACCATCGAGGACGATTATATCGATGAACTGCTGATGACAACGACCCACCATTATCTGATGTTCTTTACGAATATGGGTAAAGTATACCGCCTGAAGGCGTATGAGATTCCGGAAGCTGGAAGAACTGCCCGCGGTACGGCGATCATCAACCTGCTGCAGTTACAGGCAGGTGAGAAGATCACAGCGGTCCTGTCCCTGAAAGATTACAGCCAGGGTCAGTATCTGTTTATGGCAACCAAGAGCGGTATCGTGAAGAAAACACCGATCCAGGATTATGCAAATGTCAGAAAGACCGGTCTTGCGGCGATCTCTCTGAAAGATGATGATGAACTGATCGAAGTAAAATTCACAGATAACAAAAAAGATATCATTCTGGTAACGAAATACGGTCAGTGTATCCGCTTCAAAGATACGGATGTACGAAGCACCGGAAGAGTATCCATGGGTGTTCGTGGTATCAACCTCAGCGACGGGGATGAAATCATCGGCATGCAGCTGTGCTCTCAGGGGGATTACCTTCTGATCGCATCGGAAAAAGGTATGGGTAAACGTACCTCCATGAGCGAATTCTCCGTACAGAACCGTGGCGGAAAAGGGGTAAAATGCTATAAGATCACCGAAAAGACCGGTAATGTCGTAGGTGTCAAAGCGGTTAATGATGACAACGAAGTGATGATGATCACAACCGAGGGAATCATCATCCGAATCGCCTGCTCCGATATCTCGATCCTGGGAAGAATCACATCCGGTGTCAAACTGATGAACCTGGATGAGAAAGTTTCTGTGGCAAGTATCGCAAAAGTACGGGAAAAAGAAGAAAAACCGGAAGAAAATACAGAGGCAAACGAACAGGAAGAGACAGAATAGGAACATACGGAGTCTGAAGAATGAAACGAATTCTGTTAATGGTGTTACGCAATCTCTGGTTTGTCCCGTATGGCTGGTTTAAACTGTGCTATACGGCAGTCCATGTAGAAAAGTACACCGAAGAAGAAAGATATCAGGTATTAAAAATGATCGACCGCCGTGCCAACATCGGCGGTCGCATCACCATCGATGCGTATGGAGTGGAGAATATTCCGAAGCAGGATGGATTTATGTTTTTCCCCAACCATCAGGGGCTGTACGATGTGCTGGCGATCATTGAAGTCTGCCCGCGTCCGTTCTCTGTGGTGATGAAAAAAGAAGTAGCAAATGTACCGTTCTTAAAACAGGTATTTGCCTGTATGAAAGCTATCTCGTTAGACCGTAACGATCTGCGCCAGGGGTTGCAGGTGATCAAACAGGTGGCAGAAGAAGTGAAAAAGGGTCGGAACTATCTGATCTTTGCCGAGGGAACCAGAAGCCGGAAAGGAAATCAGCTTCTTGATTTCAAAGGCGGAAGCTTCAAAAGTGCCGTCAAAGCACAGTGCCCGATCGTGCCGGTGGCTCTGATCGATTCGTATAAGTCATTTGATACCAATTCCATTAAAAAACTGACCGTACAGGTACATTTTCTGGAGCCGATCCCGTATGAAGAGTATCAGGGAATGAAGACAACGGAGATTGCGGCGATGGTAAAAGGACGGATCGAAGATACGATTCGGCAATATGAGGGAAATACGGCAGAAGCATAAAAATAAAAAAAGAAAAATCTAAGATATGTGATGAAACGCTAAGATATGTGATATATTTTAGCGTTCTTTTTTTATACAATAAGATAAGGTACGAGTATGATTGCAAAAATCATAAGTTCTGGAAAAAAACTGGAAAATACCAAAAAAACAGGAGGTACGGAAAATGAAGGGTTTGAAAAAGAAAATGGCTGCCCTCACAGCTGCGGCACTCTGTCTGACATCTATGCCGTTAGACGGTGTACAGATCGTTTCTGCTGCAACCAGTGTAGACAGCACAGTCAAACTGAAACCGACAGAAGCATCCATCTTCAATGACACCAACGGAGATGGTCTTGGCGAATTTGAAGGATGGGGAACTTCCCTTTGCTGGTGGGCAAACCGAATCGGTTACAGCGACAAACTGACAGAGGAAGCTGCAAAGCTTTTCTTCAGTCCGGAGGGACTGGATATGAACATTGGTCGTTACAACGTAGGCGGTGGCGATGATACAGGAGAAACCACCACAGAGACAGTGCCGGTCAATGGAAAAGCAAAATTCTATGATCTGACAGCAGGAACCTACAGTTACGCAGGAAGCAGCGGAAAAGCGGAGACATATTCGAAAATGGCGGATATGACCTATTCTAAATCGGATGCGGACTTTGGATTTACCAAAGGAGAAAAAGTAGGAAGCTTTAC is part of the Blautia faecicola genome and encodes:
- the recF gene encoding DNA replication/repair protein RecF (All proteins in this family for which functions are known are DNA-binding proteins that assist the filamentation of RecA onto DNA for the initiation of recombination or recombinational repair.) translates to MYIESLELKNFRNYEDLSIVLDPGTNILYGDNAQGKTNVLEAIYLCGTTKSHRGSKDKEMIRFDQDESHIRMMVKKDGVSHKIDMHLKKNKAKGIAIDGIPIRKAAELFGIVNLVAFSPEDLNIIKNGPSERRRFMDLELCQLNKVYLQELTSYNKVLNQRNKLLKDIGFQPGLTETLDVWDMQLVSYGKKIISLRKRFMEELGEIIRQIHSNLTGQKEEIRLLYEPDVEEEVFEEKLQSAREKDLRFRVTSVGPHRDDFCVQTNGIDIRKYGSQGQQRTAALSLKMSEIYLVEKVTKDHPVLLLDDVLSELDSNRQNYLLQSIHNIQTVITCTGLDELIENNFSIDRVFRVTEGKIDF
- the gyrB gene encoding DNA topoisomerase (ATP-hydrolyzing) subunit B; the encoded protein is MSTEYGADQIQILEGLEAVRKRPGMYIGSTSIRGLHHLVYEIVDNAVDEALAGFCDVIDVKIQEDNSITVIDNGRGIPVGINHKAGIPAVEVVFTILHAGGKFGGGGYKVSGGLHGVGASVVNALSEWLEVTIYHEGKVYRQRYERGKTIYKLKVIGDCDPEKTGTMVSFLPDKEIFEETIFDFDTLKQRFREMAFLTKGLKIRLTDERGEKELVKEFHYEGGIKEFVTYLNRSKEALYPEIIYCEGMKDGVAVEVAMQHNDSYNETTYGFVNNITTPEGGTHVVGFRNALTKTFNDYAKKNKLLKENEKLAGEDIREGLTAIISVKIEEPQFEGQTKQKLGNSEARGAVDAVVSRTLEIFLEQNPSVAKTIVEKSVLAQRARDAARKARDLTRRKSALEGLSLPGKLADCTDKDPKNCEIYIVEGDSAGGSAKTARSRATQAILPLRGKILNVEKARLDRIYGNAEIKAMITAFGTGIHEDFDISKLRYHKIIIMTDADVDGAHIATLMLTFLYRFMPELIKQGYVYLAQPPLYKIEKNKKIWYAYDDKELDNILTEIGRDGNNKIQRYKGLGEMDADQLWETTMDPERRVLLRVTMDDETSSELDLTFTTLMGDKVEPRREFIEENALKVKNLDI
- the gyrA gene encoding DNA gyrase subunit A, whose product is MEDNIFDKVHEVDLKKTMEESYIDYAMSVIASRALPDVRDGLKPVQRRVLFSMIELNNGPDKPHRKCARIVGDTMGKYHPHGDSSIYGALVNMAQEWSTRYPLVDGHGNFGSVDGDGAAAMRYTEARLSKISMEMLADINKNTVDFSPNFDETEKEPTVLPARYPNLLVNGTSGIAVGMATNIPPHNLKEIIAAVVKIIDNIVEENRDTEIEEILKIVKGPDFPTGATILGTRGIEEAYRTGRGKIRVRAVTNIETLPNGKSQIIVTELPYLVNKARLIEKIADLVKEKKIDGITALNDHSSREGMRICIELRRDVNANVLLNKLYKHTQLQDTFGVIMLALVNNQPKVMNLMEILKHYLAHQEDVVTRRTQYDLNKARERAHILEGLLKALDNIDEVIRIIRGSENTQVAKARLMERFTLSDAQAQAIVDMRLRTLTGLEREKLEAEYKELMDRIRRLEAILADRNLLLRVIREEILAISEKYGDERKTAIGFDEFDISMEDMIPNENTVITMTKLGYIKRMTVDNFRSQNRGGKGIKGMQTIEDDYIDELLMTTTHHYLMFFTNMGKVYRLKAYEIPEAGRTARGTAIINLLQLQAGEKITAVLSLKDYSQGQYLFMATKSGIVKKTPIQDYANVRKTGLAAISLKDDDELIEVKFTDNKKDIILVTKYGQCIRFKDTDVRSTGRVSMGVRGINLSDGDEIIGMQLCSQGDYLLIASEKGMGKRTSMSEFSVQNRGGKGVKCYKITEKTGNVVGVKAVNDDNEVMMITTEGIIIRIACSDISILGRITSGVKLMNLDEKVSVASIAKVREKEEKPEENTEANEQEETE
- a CDS encoding lysophospholipid acyltransferase family protein; amino-acid sequence: MKRILLMVLRNLWFVPYGWFKLCYTAVHVEKYTEEERYQVLKMIDRRANIGGRITIDAYGVENIPKQDGFMFFPNHQGLYDVLAIIEVCPRPFSVVMKKEVANVPFLKQVFACMKAISLDRNDLRQGLQVIKQVAEEVKKGRNYLIFAEGTRSRKGNQLLDFKGGSFKSAVKAQCPIVPVALIDSYKSFDTNSIKKLTVQVHFLEPIPYEEYQGMKTTEIAAMVKGRIEDTIRQYEGNTAEA